The DNA segment TCTACGGAACGGACATGGACAAGCACGGACAGGGACAAGCCCTGTCCCTACACTTCCGCCTTCTGTCCTGTGTTATTTATCCGTGCTAATCCGTGCAGCTATACCTGAACGGTTACGAATGAGTTTAAAATATGGGTGACCGTTCAGCCACCAAGGCACGAAGACACAAAGGGGAAATTATTCGACCTGTATGGTTAGGAATTACAAGCAAATCTCCTCAAACCTGAAAGGTTTGAATTTTACATAACCACAGGTGAAACCTGCGGAAACGAAACATCTACCACAGCTCAACCCTGAAAGGGTTGAATTCTATGTGGTGGATAATATTCGACCCTTGCAGGGTCGAGCCTTGCGGGTGTATTTATCTTCCGTAGCTTGCATCTACGGCTATTTAAAATTTGACGCTTTCAGCGTCAGTAGTCTACAACCTTAACCGTACAGGTCAAAATTTTTGGATTATCCCGACAAATTGATGATAGATGGGGTAGAGGATTATGATAGTTTGTCACCGGTAAATAGATCAAAAATGTCAAACGACGGAAATGAGATAGAAAAATGGGGTAAAGTGGCCCAATTCCCTTGAAAAATCTACAATCTAACCACAAGTCCCAAATTGTGAACAGTCTCAGAAAAAAGGGGAAGCTATACTACAAATTTTACTTGACTTATCTATTTCTATAACCTATAATAATAATGGTAACTACCGCTTAGGTGGATAGGCTGAAGGCTGAAGGCTATTGAACTTCAGCCTTCAGCCTTCAGCCTATAACCCGTAAGTGGCAGAAACGATGAACATCATCCCAATTTATAAGCCCCAAGAAATGAAGAAAGTAAAGAGATTTTTTATTAGAGGCCTTAGATTTTTTATCCAGATAATCTTTTCTATCCTGATTGGATTAGGCAAATGGATGGGCCTTTCAGAAGATAAATTAATACAGCTTCATATCAGGATCAACAATTACTTAGTGAAGCACGAACCCTGGCCGGCAGATTCTAATGGCCTGCTTCTTCTCTCTCCCAGTTGCTTGCAAAATAAAGACTGTCCTGCTAAGATAACTAATGATATTCAGGAATGCCGCCGCTGTGGCCGCTGCAGGATAAAAGACCTGGTGGAGATGTCTGAATCATATCAACTGCCTCTGATGGTTGTCACGGGTGGGAGGCTGGCCAGAGAGAAAGTAAAAGAGAATAATTATGGGGGGGTTATCGCTATTGCCTGCGAGAGGGAATTAGAGACAGGGATCAGAGACGCCTTCCCTCTGCCAGTGATAGCTATCATTAATGAACGCCCTGAAGGGCCTTGTGTTAATACCCAGGTAGATATAGAAAAGGTAAAAGAAGGAATCAGGAAATGCGAAGACTGCTTTTACTTTTAGTTATTTTTCTAATAGGCCTGGGGATTATCGCGGCCATTAAAGGCCTTAGGGATAAGGCACCTCTTTCGACCGTCCCGACTTCCGAGATTGCCTCGCCGGAGATGGAAATCACCAAATTCCACCTGGTCGAGACGATCAAAGGGATAAAAA comes from the bacterium genome and includes:
- a CDS encoding DUF116 domain-containing protein, which encodes MNIIPIYKPQEMKKVKRFFIRGLRFFIQIIFSILIGLGKWMGLSEDKLIQLHIRINNYLVKHEPWPADSNGLLLLSPSCLQNKDCPAKITNDIQECRRCGRCRIKDLVEMSESYQLPLMVVTGGRLAREKVKENNYGGVIAIACERELETGIRDAFPLPVIAIINERPEGPCVNTQVDIEKVKEGIRKCEDCFYF